One window from the genome of Epinephelus fuscoguttatus linkage group LG3, E.fuscoguttatus.final_Chr_v1 encodes:
- the btr01 gene encoding E3 ubiquitin-protein ligase TRIM7: MAMALPAAFLSEDQFTCSICLDVFRNPVSTPCGHSFCQACISSYWDGPGGGVGAGGRGAKSYQCPLCKESFRKRPELHINRTLKEITERFKEMANSGVPWDGRDGGGVENPNSHLHHHHHLALTSSSSPQRLGEMPETVLAEMMTRFQMLSTPVLHPQSPGSVSAHQSFQAQNHEPHDPPPPYSPPPYSPPRRYTLSGSIDSPPNLPLCPAHMRGLEFFCRTDNTCVCCTCVETAEHRGHNIIPAKREWHIKKSQLGIAEVELKDQICERERKVEEIQNSLREIQAAAERETEGAVCVFTKLISSLERCQAEVLEVLEMTRRAAEHKAKGLLRELEEELTELRKRRTTLSELALSEDCMFFLKTFSALSTPPQAKDWSNVSVVSELTSGVILRTVNQMMERFQEEMQKLPEVCQRSLAVPRSNPKVRRVQEYAADITLDPNTAHPRLIISADGKQVHCGERHQTVPDNPERFDRVVCVLASQGFNSGRHYWEVEVGGKTDWDLGVASRSVNRKGKITVSPANGYWFLSLRDRTDYAFRTEPSTSLTVNLRPSRIGIFVDCDKGLVSFYNVEARLLIYTFTDIFSDTIHPFFSPCTNKSGRNEAPLIICPIATWE, encoded by the exons ATGGCAATGGCGCTGCCTGCAGCCTTTCTGTCTGAAGACCAGTTCACCtgctccatctgtctggatGTGTTCAGGAACCCAGTCTCAACACCATGTGGCCACAGCTTCTGCCAGGCCTGCATCTCTTCCTACTGGGATGGACCAGGAGGAGGAGTTGGAGCAGGGGGAAGGGGCGCCAAGTCCTACCAGTGTCCCCTCTGCAAGGAGTCCTTCCGCAAGCGACCAGAGCTCCATATCAACCGAACCCTGAAGGAAATCACCGAACGGTTCAAGGAGATGGCCAACTCCGGGGTGCCATGGGAtggaagagatggaggaggagtaGAGAATCCAAACTCACATctgcaccatcatcatcacctggcCCTGACATCGTCATCATCACCCCAGAGGCTGGGGGAGATGCCAGAGACAGTCTTGGCTGAGATGATGACTCGTTTTCAGATGCTGTCAACTCCTGTCCTTCACCCCCAAAGCCCCGGTTCAGTCAGTGCTCATCAGTCCTTCCAGGCGCAGAACCATGAGCCCCATGACCCACCTCCGCCCTACTCACCTCCACCGTACTCACCTCCCCGCAG GTACACACTGAGTGGCTCCATTGATTCTCCCCCGAATCTGCCTCTTTGCCCCGCCCACATGAGAGGTCTCGAGTTCTTCTGCCGTACCGACAACACCTGTGTCTGCTGCACCTGTGTGGAGACAGCGGAGCACCGAGGACACAATATCATCCCTGCCAAGAGAGAGTGGCACATCAagaag TCCCAGTTAGGTATTGCAGAGGTGGAGCTGAAGGATCAAatctgtgagagagagaggaaagtggAGGAAATACAGAACTCTTTACGAGAGATACAG GCCGctgctgagagagagacagagggagctgtttgtgtgtttacaaagCTGATCTCCAGTTTGGAGCGCTGCCAAGCTGAAGTCTTGGAG GTGTTAGAGATGACTCGGCGGGCGGCTGAGCACAAAGCCAAAGGCCTGctgagagagctggaggaggagctaactgagctgagaaagaggagaacaacactgagtgagctggctCTGTCTGAAGACTGCATGTTCTTTCTCAAG ACATTCTCTGCCCTGTCCACCCCTCCACAAGCTAAGGACTGGTCCAATGTCTCTGTGGTGTCTGAGCTGACCTCAGGGGTGATCCTCCGGACTGTCAATCAAATGATGGAGCGCTTTCAGGAAGAGATGCAGAAACTGCCAGAAGTCT GCCAGCGATCTTTGGCTGTACCCAGGTCCAACCCAA AGGTAAGGAGGGTTCAGGAATATGCAG CCGACATCACTTTAGACCCCAACACAGCCCACCCACGTCTCATCATCTCAGCGGATGGGAAGCAGGTGCACTGTGGCGAACGCCATCAGACGGTACCCGACAACCCTGAGCGCTTTGACcgggtggtgtgtgtgttagccAGCCAGGGCTTCAACTCAGGACGGCATTACTGGGAG GTGGAGGTGGGAGGTAAGACTGACTGGGACCTGGGAGTAGCGAGCCGGTCCGTCAATCGGAAGGGCAAAATCACCGTAAGCCCTGCCAATGGCTACTGGTTCCTCAGCCTGCGGGATCGGACCGACTACGCCTTTCGGACAGAGCCCTCAACCAGCCTGACAGTCAACCTCAGACCCTCCCGGATCGGAATCTTTGTGGACTGCGATAAGGGACTGGTGTCCTTCTACAACGTGGAAGCCAGATTGCTCATCTATAcattcacagatattttttctgacaccatccatccattcttcAGCCCCTGTACTAACAAATCAGGACGGAATGAGGCTCCGCTAATCATTTGCCCTATTGCAACATGGGAATGA